GCTACGAGGACTTTTCCAGCGGTCCCACGGTGGTCACCATGCCGCAGGTCTTCCGGGCGCTGCACAGCCGGATCGGCCTCGACCTGCCGGGGCTGGAGGCCGCCCGCCCCACCACGACCTACCACGCGCCGGGCGGCCGGACCTTCGCGCCGGGGGCGCTGCACGTCGAGGGGAGCCTGGAGCCGACCCTGGCGCAGCTTTCCCGGCAGGAGGGGCGCGACTACGCCCGGCTGCTCGCGGCGGCCCGCACGATGTACCAGGACGCGGCGCCCACTTTCCTCTTCGCGCCCCCGCCGGGCCGCGCGGCGCTGGCCCGCTACGCCCTGACGCGCGGGCGGCGCGCCGCGCCCTGGTCGAGCCTGGCGCGCTTCGTGCGCAGCGGCCCCTTTCTGACACCCTTCTGGTTGCGGTTCGCGACCTACCTGGGGGCCGACCCCTACCGGGCGCCCGCCGTGCTGCACAACGTGTCCTGGGTGGAACTGGGAGGCGGCGTGTGGCACCTGGAAGGCGGCCTGGGCGCGCTGGCGGCCCGGCTGCACGGGCGGGCGGCGGCGCTGGGCGTGCGCTTCGAGTTCGGCACGCGGGTGCAGCACCTCAGCACCCACGGCAACCGGGTGCTGGGCGCCCACACCAGCCGGGGGGCTTTTGCCGCCGACGCCTGGGTCAGCGCCGCCGACCGGGCGCTGACCCGTGGCTGGCTGGGCCTGCCCCCCGACCCGGCCCCGCGCGGCCTCAGCGGCTTTGCCCTGCAACTGCGGCTCTCGGAGGACCGGGGCCACGCCCACCACATCTTCTGGCCCGCCGAGTATGCCCGCGAGTGGCGCGACATCCGGGCCGGGCGGCTGCCTTCGGACCCCACCCTCTACCTGCACCTCGACGGTGACCGGGCCTTTTTGCTCGTCAATGCGCCGCCCGATCCCGGCGTGGCCAACGAGGCGCGCGGCTACGGCGCTTTCCTGCTGCGCTCGCTTCAGGCCCGCTTTCCGTTGGACGTGACGGACTGGCGGCCCCTCTCCCCCGCCGACTACGCGCGCACCGGGGTGGGCGGCGCGCTGTACGGCCGCGCGCCCCACGGCCTGACGGGCAGCCTGCGCCCCGGCTGGACCCACCCCGGCGCCCGCAATCTGGTGCAGGTCGGCGGCACGGTGCATCCCGGCGGCGGCGTGCCGCTCTCGCTGCTGTCGGGCTGGAACGGCGCTGGGGGCCTACTCGGCCTGCCTTACGACGATCTGGACGGCGGCCGCGAGCTGCCGGACCTCTCCATCCCATGACGGCGGCCCCCCGGCTGCCGGGCCTGGGCGCGCTGCCCGGCCCACCCGCCCGGCGCGGCGACGGCCACCTGGGCGAGTGGGCCAGGCGGCCCCTGCCGCTGCTGGAGGAAGGCGCGCGGCGGGCGCGGGAGGAGGGCCGGGACCTGTTCAGGTTGCGGCTGGGCCTGCCCGCCGTGGTGGGGATCAGCCCCGCCTGGAACCGCCTGCTGCTGACTGATCTGGCGACCTTCCGCAGCGCGGGCAGCTTTCCCCGGCTGGTGCCGTACCTAGCGGGCGGCGTGGTCGTCCTCGACGCGCCCGAGCACCGGCCCCGGCGGCAGGCCCTCGTGCCGGCCTTCGGGCCGCAGGCGATGCACGCTCTGCGTGCCCGCACCGCCGCCGCCCTGGAGGGCTGTCCACTGCCCCACGGCGACTTCGACGCGCTGGCCTGGGCCGACCGGACGGTGCGCACCCTGCTGAACGCGGCGTACTTCAGCGGCGAGTTTCCGGACCCGCTGCTGCACGCTTTCCTGGCTCCGCTGCGGCGGCCCTTTCCGGTTCCGGCGCTGCCGCGTCCGCTGCTGTTCGGGCGGGTGGACGCCGAGCTGCGCCGCCTGGCCCGGCGGCGCGGCGCGCAAGGCGACGATCTGCTGGCCGTCCTGGCGCGCCTTCCCGGCGGCCTGGAGGAAGCGCGGGTCAGTCTGGCCGCCGCGCACGACACCACCACGCACGCCCTGGCCTACGCGCTGTGGTTGCTGGCCCAGCATCCCGAGTGGCACGCCCCCGAGCATCATCCGGCGGTGCTCAAGGAGACGCTGCGGCTCTTTCCCCCCGGCTGGATCGGCAGCCGCCGCCTGGCCCGCGACCTCGACCACGGCGGCGTGCGCCTGCCGCGCGGAGCGTTGGCGCTGTATTCGCCGTACCTCAGCGGGCGCGACCCCGGCCTCTGGAGCGCGCCGGAGGACTTTCGCCCGGCGCGCTGGCAGGCCAAACCGCCCGCGTGGGCCTACCTGCCCTTCGGCGGCGGCGAGCGCCTGTGTCTGGGCCTGCACCTCGCGCAACTGCTGATTCTGGTCGTCCTGGCCGCCGTGCCCCCGCTGCAAGCCGTGCGCGGAGACGCCGCGCCCGTGGCCGCCGTCACCCTGGGGCCGAGGGGACCGCTGATCGTCCGGCGCCGGGGCTGACCTCCGGGGTCCGGCGGACCGTGGGCGGCCACGCGCTACCCTGCCCCCATGACCCTCCCCGCTTCGCCCGGCGCCGCGTCCTCCGCGCAAGCGGACCTGCCTGCTGGTCTGGAGGCGGCGCCCGAGTCCGGCCCGCCGCGCCCGGTCGGCGCCCGGGAGCGCTCGCCCCTGCCCGACGTGCTGCGGGGGCTGGCGCTGCTGGGCATCCTGATCGTGAACGTGCAGGATTTCGCGGGCTTTCGCGAGTGGACCCAGACGGGTGTGGACCGGGCGGTGCAGGCCGTCACCGACACCCTGCTCAACGGGCGCTCGATCAGCCTCTTTGCCATGCTGTTCGGGTGGGGCGCGGCGGGGCTGCTCGCGCGGCACGGGGCAGGCAGGCTGGTGCGGCGGCTGGCGGTGCTGCTCGCGCTGGGCACGGCGCACCACCTGCTGGTCTGGCACGGCGACATCATCTCCAATTACGCGCTGCTGTCGCTGGCCCTGCTGCTCACGGTCCGCATGAGCGCGCGGTCCCTCACCGGCCTCGCGGGCGTGCTGGGCGCCTACTGGTTGGGGTTGGGCGTGCTCGCGGGGGTGGCGGCGCTGGGCAGCACCCGCACCCGGTTCGCGGGCCTGCCGGACCTCGCGCCGGGCATGAGCTACCTGGAGGTCGTCTCCCGGCGCGCCGCCACCTTCGGGGAAGACCTGTGGGGCGGCAGCCTCTACAACGGCCCCTGGTTGATCGCCCTGTTTTGCCTGGGCGCCGCCGCCCAGCGCAGCGGCCTGCTGATCCGGCCGCAGGAGCACCGGCCGCTGCTGCGCCGCTTGGCGGTGGGGGGGCTGGGGCTGGGCCTGCCGCTGGGC
This portion of the Deinococcus budaensis genome encodes:
- a CDS encoding phytoene desaturase family protein — encoded protein: MRGTRNAGRGARVRRQSSPQHVAVIGAGFAGLAAALRLAQAGVRVTVLDSLERPGGKAALGYEDFSSGPTVVTMPQVFRALHSRIGLDLPGLEAARPTTTYHAPGGRTFAPGALHVEGSLEPTLAQLSRQEGRDYARLLAAARTMYQDAAPTFLFAPPPGRAALARYALTRGRRAAPWSSLARFVRSGPFLTPFWLRFATYLGADPYRAPAVLHNVSWVELGGGVWHLEGGLGALAARLHGRAAALGVRFEFGTRVQHLSTHGNRVLGAHTSRGAFAADAWVSAADRALTRGWLGLPPDPAPRGLSGFALQLRLSEDRGHAHHIFWPAEYAREWRDIRAGRLPSDPTLYLHLDGDRAFLLVNAPPDPGVANEARGYGAFLLRSLQARFPLDVTDWRPLSPADYARTGVGGALYGRAPHGLTGSLRPGWTHPGARNLVQVGGTVHPGGGVPLSLLSGWNGAGGLLGLPYDDLDGGRELPDLSIP
- a CDS encoding cytochrome P450, which produces MTAAPRLPGLGALPGPPARRGDGHLGEWARRPLPLLEEGARRAREEGRDLFRLRLGLPAVVGISPAWNRLLLTDLATFRSAGSFPRLVPYLAGGVVVLDAPEHRPRRQALVPAFGPQAMHALRARTAAALEGCPLPHGDFDALAWADRTVRTLLNAAYFSGEFPDPLLHAFLAPLRRPFPVPALPRPLLFGRVDAELRRLARRRGAQGDDLLAVLARLPGGLEEARVSLAAAHDTTTHALAYALWLLAQHPEWHAPEHHPAVLKETLRLFPPGWIGSRRLARDLDHGGVRLPRGALALYSPYLSGRDPGLWSAPEDFRPARWQAKPPAWAYLPFGGGERLCLGLHLAQLLILVVLAAVPPLQAVRGDAAPVAAVTLGPRGPLIVRRRG
- a CDS encoding DUF418 domain-containing protein, coding for MTLPASPGAASSAQADLPAGLEAAPESGPPRPVGARERSPLPDVLRGLALLGILIVNVQDFAGFREWTQTGVDRAVQAVTDTLLNGRSISLFAMLFGWGAAGLLARHGAGRLVRRLAVLLALGTAHHLLVWHGDIISNYALLSLALLLTVRMSARSLTGLAGVLGAYWLGLGVLAGVAALGSTRTRFAGLPDLAPGMSYLEVVSRRAATFGEDLWGGSLYNGPWLIALFCLGAAAQRSGLLIRPQEHRPLLRRLAVGGLGLGLPLGLLLAWLNTQGSLAAGLLAIPVRMGGGLASALGYVGVLGLLASRGRLGPLRAFAASGRVALSNYIAQSLVMTGVFYPYAGAQFGRWGAAAAVGLALLVGLAQLPLSAWVLRRFGSGPLETLTRRLVYGRGARREPGPS